The genomic window GCACCGGCATGGGAATGCCGCCCACCACCGCCACCAGACTGACCTGCAGGCGCTGGGCGAGGCCCACCACCGCCGAGGCGAAGCGCTCCCACTGGGTGTCCGGCTCCGGACCCGTGAGCATCAGGAAGTGGCGGTCCAGCCCGTCCGTGACCACGTGCAGGCTCAGCTCGGGAGCCTCCCAGTCCTCGAAGTGGTCCTGGGCGAACGTCACGCGCGGACGCCGGGAGCGGTAGTCGTAGAGCTGGTCGATGTCGAAGCGCGCCACGGTCTCGCTGGGCATGGAGTCCAGCACCACGGCCTCGATCTGCGCCGCGAGGTGCCCCGCCTCCACGTACCCCGACAGCGCGACCACCAGTGGCAGCCCGCGCAGCCGCGGATCACCCAGCAGGGCGGGGTTGCCCAGGTACAGGGCCGTGGGATCCAGCACTTTTCCTCCTCGGGGACGACGACGCCGCGCCGCGCCCCCTTACCGGGGGCCCACGCGGTTCCTGGTCAGTGCAACGCCCCGCACGCCACCCGCTATTCCCCCGGCCGCCCCGGGGGCCGTGACTAGGATCGGTGTCACACCGGCGCGTCGCGCCCGGGCCCGCGGCCACCTGCACCGCGCGCCCGCCAGTTCTCAGCCAGGCGTGGAAGGACATCACAGTGACCACAGCGCAAGAGATCATCACGACCCACGAGGTGCTGCTCTCCAGCACCACCAAGACCCTCGGCGACGTCCCCGCCGACGCCCTCGTGGTGGGCGTCGACCACGACGGCGCGCTCGCGGTGACCGGCGAGGTCAAGTCCAGCGTGCGGCGTCGTCTCGATGCCCTCGCGCAGCGCGCGCAGGCCTCGGGCTCCGTCGAGAAGGTGACCGTGGTCCCCGCACCGGACGAGGTCCGTGCCGATCTCGTGGTGTTCACCGGTCTGGGCCGTGGCGAGGGCCCGCAGCGGCTCGAGAACCTGCGCCTGGCCGCGGGCTCCGCGACCCGCGCGCTGCAGGGCCGCGCTGCCACTGCCGTGGTCGCGCTGCCCGTGCTCGCCGAGGACGAGGTCCAGGCGGTCGCCGAGGGCGTCGGCCTGGGCGCGTTCGAGTACACCGTGCAGAAGACCACCGAGGACGAGCACGCGCCCCTGCGCGAGGCGTTCGTGAGCGTGCCCAAGAACCTGGCCAAGGCCGCCAAGGGTGCGCTGACCCGCGCCTCCCACGTGACCCGCGCCGTGCGCCTGACCCGCACCCTCGTGGACCTCTCCCCGGACACCGCGACCCCCGAGTTCGTCGCGGACGTGGCCGCCACCGCAGCCAAGGGCACCAGGGTGAAGGTCGAGGTGCTTGCCGAGAAGGAGCTCACCCGCGGCCAGTACGGCGGCCTGCTCGGTGTGGGCCGCGGCTCCGTGAACGGCCCGCGCCTGGTCAAGCTGCAGTGGTCCCCCGCGCGCGCCGCCAAGCACGTGGCACTCGTGGGCAAGGGCATCACGTTCGACTCGGGCGGACTCTCCCTCAAGCCCCCGGCCTCGATGATGACCATGAAGTCCGACATGGCCGGCGCCGCCGCGGTGCTGAGCACGGTGCTGGCCGCCGCCGCCCTCGAGCTGCCCGTGGCCGTGACCGGCTGGCTGTGCCTCGCCGAGAACCTGCCCTCGGGCTCCGCGACCCGTCCCGGCGACGTGCTGCGCATGCACAGCGGCCGCACGGTGGAGGTGCTCAACACGGACGCCGAGGGCCGCCTGGTGCTCGCCGACGGCCTCTGGGCCGCCGGTCAGGAGAACCCGGACCTGCTCGTGGACATCGCCACCCTCACCGGCGCGCAGATGGCCGCGCTGGGCGTGCGCACCGCGGGCATCATGGGCGACGACGCCGCCCGCGGCCTCGTGGTGGACGCCGCGGCCCGCGCGGGCGAACCCGCCTGGCCCATGCCCCTGCCCGAGCACCTGCGGCCCTCGCTGGACTCCTTCGTGGCGGACCTGAAGAACATGGGCGACAAGCACGGCGGGATGCTCGTGGCGGGGCTGTTCCTGCGCGAGTTCGTGCCCGAGACCAACGGTCGCCGCGTGCCGTGGGCCCACATCGACATCGCCGGGCCCTCCTT from Kocuria rhizophila DC2201 includes these protein-coding regions:
- a CDS encoding leucyl aminopeptidase, producing MTTAQEIITTHEVLLSSTTKTLGDVPADALVVGVDHDGALAVTGEVKSSVRRRLDALAQRAQASGSVEKVTVVPAPDEVRADLVVFTGLGRGEGPQRLENLRLAAGSATRALQGRAATAVVALPVLAEDEVQAVAEGVGLGAFEYTVQKTTEDEHAPLREAFVSVPKNLAKAAKGALTRASHVTRAVRLTRTLVDLSPDTATPEFVADVAATAAKGTRVKVEVLAEKELTRGQYGGLLGVGRGSVNGPRLVKLQWSPARAAKHVALVGKGITFDSGGLSLKPPASMMTMKSDMAGAAAVLSTVLAAAALELPVAVTGWLCLAENLPSGSATRPGDVLRMHSGRTVEVLNTDAEGRLVLADGLWAAGQENPDLLVDIATLTGAQMAALGVRTAGIMGDDAARGLVVDAAARAGEPAWPMPLPEHLRPSLDSFVADLKNMGDKHGGMLVAGLFLREFVPETNGRRVPWAHIDIAGPSFNESQPWGYTPKEGTGFGVRTMLELAASCAE